A single genomic interval of Pochonia chlamydosporia 170 chromosome 7, whole genome shotgun sequence harbors:
- a CDS encoding siderophore iron transporter (similar to Colletotrichum gloeosporioides Nara gc5 XP_007279514.1) translates to MVTTSPAISREVRVDEAKPVNVVSTGSEKPLPEATSDSSESLIEQKPHLHAKTYLAVGAVCLIYIAQLVCLVGAGAQGQTIAAHFHGTQNVVWFSAPITILTVVLGPIVSQAADYWGRKWFLVVLSFFGAVGSIIVSRATSMNMAIAGFSVIGISFGAQPLLHTVTSEVLPRRWRGWGQAANMTSNGLGSILGLLIGGALNRTNDPTSDGFRYYFYMAMAFYLAAVLLTIAAYNPPETERQKQFAGRTMDKLKMLDWVGYLLLASGLVLFCVGLSWSQNPYPWSDAHVSATFAVGLALAVCLIGYETFLKKDGMFHHGLFNGNRNFSISLFCVFAEGVGFFAANIYFAFQVSVLYETDAVIVGTRYSIMLICSVIGALLAGLYCAIARRVRWITVAAFLIFVAFFACMASSNRSTDKPVWGYPVLLGLALGMTLTTLVTAAQLSTPPELLAIASGLIISVRSLGGTIGITIYNALFVAEMNHLPDNVAKAAISAGLSPKAVEPFVTALAAHNQTALESIPGVTPNIIQSGTIALLDTYVGAFQHVWIAASCFVALAAIVAVFLFDPKKEFNMKVDAPVEKEEDMYSD, encoded by the exons ATGGTaaccacatcaccagccaTCTCCCGGGAGGTGCGTGTCGACGAAGCAAAACCCGTTAATGTTGTCAGCACTGGAAGCGAAAAGCCATTACCAGAAGCGACGTCAGACTCGAGCGAGAGCCTCATCGAGCAAAAACCTCACCTTCATGCCAAGACCTATCTCGCTGTTGGAGCAGTTTGTCTTATATACATCGCTCAATTGGTTTGCTTGGTCGGAGCCGGAGCT CAAGGACAGACAATCGCGGCTCATTTTCATGGTACACAAAATGTCGTTTGGTTTTCCGCCCCTATTACCATCCTTACCGTCGTCTTGGGTCCGATTGTCTCCCAAGCAGCCGATTACTGGGGGCGAAAATGGTTTCTCGTTGttctcagcttcttcggAGCTGTTGGGTCAATCATTGTATCACGAGCCACATCGATGAATatggccattgctggcttcAGCGTCATTGGCATCTCCTTCGGTGCCCAACCACTCCTCCACACTGTCACGTCCGAAGTTCTACCacgaagatggagaggatggggTCAAGCAGCCAACATGACGTCTAATGGACTGGGAAGTATTCTCGGATTGCTCATTGGCGGTGCTTTGAACCGAACCAACGATCCCACTTCTGATGGGTTTCGATACTACTTTTACATGGCAATGGCGTTTTATCTTGCCGCCGTTCTGCTTACTATTGCCGCTTATAACCCACCAGAAACAGAGCGTCAGAAGCAGTTCGCCGGTCGCACCATGGACAAATTGAAGATGCTCGATTGGGTAGGTTATTTATTGCTTGCGTCTGGTTTAGTCCTATTCTGCGTCGGTCTGTCATGGTCACAAAATCCTTACCCTTGGTCGGACGCACATGTCAGTGCGACTTTCGCTGTCGGGTTGGCCCTCGCTGTCTGTCTCATCGGATATGAGACATTcttgaagaaggatggcaTGTTCCATCACGGGCTATTCAACGGCAATCGCAACTTTTCCATTTCTCTATTCTGCGTTTTTGCAGAAGGCGTGGGATTTTTTGCTGCCAACATTTACTTTGCCTTCCAG GTCAGCGTCCTCTATGAAACAGATGCTGTTATTGTTGGAACTCGATATAGCATTATGCTCATCTGTTCAGTGATTGGTGCtctgctggctggtctcTACTGTGCAATTGCACGAAGGGTGCGCTGGATTACGGTCGCCGCTTTCCTGATTTTCGTTGCATTTTTTGCCTGCATGGCTTCTTCCAACCGATCTACCGACAAGCCAGTATGGGGATATCCAGTGCTCCTAGGTCTCGCCCTTGGAATGACTCTCACTACGTTGGTGACAGCAGCGCAACTGTCCACACCCCCTGAACTGTTGGCAATCGCGAGCGGCCTCATTATCAGCGTGCGATCTTTGGGCGGCACCATTGGTATCACTATATATAACGCGCTATTCGTTGCCGAAATGAATCATTTGCCCGATAACGTTGCCAAGGCCGCCATATCTGCAGGTTTGTCGCCAAAGGCCGTCGAGCCCTTCGTTACAGCCTTGGCTGCACATAATCAAACTGCTCTCGAGTCTATTCCCGGTGTCACACCGAACATCATTCAGTCAGGTACCATTGCCTTGCTGGACACCTATGTTGGGGCCTTCCAACACGTTTGGATTGCGGCGTCATGTTTTGTAGCCTTGGCTGCGATTGTGGCTGTCTTTTTGTTCGATCCCAAGAAAGAGTTCAACATGAAGGTTGATGCGCCTGTCgaaaaggaggaggataTGTATAGCGACTAA
- a CDS encoding salicylate hydroxylase (similar to Metarhizium acridum CQMa 102 XP_007813905.1) produces the protein MLNVIIVGAGIAGLSAAISLRRAGHCVHLYEKSSMNNEIGAAINVPPNASRFLTAWGLEPVRWQWVKSRRVHLMDPFTLESTAEVSDEKTATSVGGVPLWLSHRVDLHNALKWMATRSDGPGAPATIHLNSPVIGYNPSKPSIILSGGQEVCGDLVIGADGVHSLAPEAILGRKNEPVAPAHSNYCYRFLIPVERLEADPDTNFFVEGRDGWTRIFPDNSKQRRLVVYPCRNNTILNFVGIVYEQENKSEKRENWHATVDMAHVLDKFAGFDPKLLKVISKATDAKRWPLLYRHPLPTWNSGRMTLAGDAAHPMLPHQGQGGAQALEDGLALGIILCGASTPLEIERRLEIYYNLRHRRTSVIQILSNAGSDQTGLVSDELRQYLTEEEIPRDFLSITRHNFGYDVVRATLAAMREYDPSFRLKQNFFDGPVIGVPGKL, from the exons ATGCTGAACGTCATTATTGTTGGCGCTGGGATCGCGGGGCTTTCTGCAGCAATTTCCCTTCGTCGCGCTGGCCATTGCGTCCACTTATACGAAAAGTCTTCGATGAACAACGAAATTGGCGCCGCCATCAACGTACCACCCAATGCCTCAAGATTTCTAACAGCTTGGGGTTTGGAACCTGTTCGGTGGCAATgggtcaagtcaagacgTGTGCATTTGATGGATCCTTTTACACTGGAGTCGACGGCTGAAGTGTCTGACGAGAAAACGGCAACGTCTGTCGGTGGTGTTCCCCTGTGGCTGTCTCATAGGGTCGACTTACACAACGCTCTAAAATGGATGGCTACCAGATCAGATGGTCCCGGTGCGCCGGCCACCATACATCTGAACTCTCCAGTAATAGGATAT AACCCTTCCAAACCTTCCATTATACTTTCAGGTGGGCAAGAAGTATGCGGAGATTTGGTTATTGGTGCCGACGGGGTTCATTCTCTCGCACCCGAGGCTATCTTGGGTCGAAAGAACGAGCCTGTGGCTCCAGCACACTCGAATTATTGCTACCGATTTCTCATCCCAGTTGAGCGACTGGAGGCGGATCCTGATACCAACTTCTTTGTCGAAGGCCGTGATGGATGGACGCGGATTTTCCCAGACAACAGTAAGCAACGTAGGCTGGTGGTATACCCCTGCCGCAA CAATACCATCCTCAATTTCGTTGGCATCGTTTACGAGCAAGAGAACAAGTCGGAAAAAAGGGAAA ATTGGCATGCTACTGTTGACATGGCGCATGTGTTGGACAAATTTGCTGGGTTTGACCCAAAACTTTTAAAGGTCATCAG CAAAGCAACAGATGCGAAACGATGGCCACTGCTGTACCGGCACCCTTTACCGACATGGAATAGCGGCCGGATGACACTGGCTGGCGACGCTGCACATCCTATGCTGCCCC accaaggccaaggtgGTGCCCAGGCACTGGAGGACGGCCTGGCTCTGGGAATAATCCTTTGCGGAGCTAGTACGCCATTAGAGATCGAACGGCGACTGGAGATCTATTACAATCTTCGACACAGGAGAACGAGCGTGATCCAGATTCTCAGCAACGCGGGCTCAGATCAAACGGGCCTTGTAAGTGATGAACTACGCCAATACCTGACCGAGGAGGAAATACCTA GGGACTTTTTGTCGATAACGCGTCATAACTTTGGCTACGACGTTGTGCGGGCGACATTGGCCGCCATGCGAGAGTATGATCCGTCGTTTAGGCTAAAACAGAACTTTTTTGACGGTCCGGTGATTGGGGTGCCTGGGAAATTATAA
- a CDS encoding fungal specific transcription factor domain-containing protein (similar to Metarhizium acridum CQMa 102 XP_007813904.1), giving the protein MTARAEDLGLGRPGRRKACDLCFTKKIKCDMLQPTCSNCILYKAECTTGKGRRKTNPPAKVRAAAMQNQQQQQQQQQGAKTNADKTEDRLARIEKQLEQLISMQIPRPSAEPHAASWSHSVSSQGEQGDSAIMLSNVGSDVPYSSQDPLAFDSGKFPWSVDLVPKDELPLPPLADIMPIIDHYFDHFAPIIPLFDQQPFMRMLHQWYMDPSTHNKAAWAAIQVVLAIALRTPTPEQLNGSGGSDRHHRANFFLKNAQSVVSDLVTRDRDLLGLQVLLGIVILFQNSSDTSPASVIIGTAIRLAHRMRLHSKERTEFYSPEENLRRQRLFWVAYILDKDISLRIKVPSVQVDSDIDIDVPPAKPTDDVGVLWTKDHQLYFNYHRSMIHLAQIQGKVYEWLHSNSSAKMSRQTRQQRVQQLDRMISHWYDAIPTAFRIENVNASIGECEMIQMTKMYHVYLLVLVMTYGIYSHDANWVKAIRSGDRNAIRNLALGTERQDLDGVPERQVLLLPGSWQKIVQVSRGCLRLFGECTPTECLIWQCCCPQFSGMMVLLANLLMEPTHPDASSDELFSARAIQLFDRVMEFIPDPENFTEIRFIIGELYDRAVLAVNEAKSSQACDNCVDILQSNLLSYAETDGDPWSWATALPGKMDIFPDARDGGGSSLGVMP; this is encoded by the exons aTGACTGCACGGGCAGAAGATCTCGGGCTTGGCCGACCTGGCCGACGCAAAG CTTGTGATTTGTGCTTTACCAAAAAGATCAAATGCGACATGTTGCAGCCAACATGTTCAAATTGCATCCTATACAAGGCCGAGTGTACCACAGGCAAAGGCAGACGTAAGACGAATCCGCCAGCCAAAGTGCGAGCGGCGGCCATGCAaaatcaacagcagcaacaacagcaacagcagggGGCCAA AACAAATGCAGACAAGACGGAGGATCGCCTTGCAAGAATAGAGAAACAGTTGGAGCAGCTGATCAGCATGCAAATCCCTAGGCCCTCAGCCGAACCACATGCCGCCTCATGGTCCCATTCCGTCTCATCTCAGGGTGAGCAAGGCGATAGTGCCATTATGCTGTCTAATGTCGGTTCAGATGTCCCATATTCCTCGCAAGACCCTTTAGCATTCGATTCTGGGAAGTTCCCATGGAGTGTTGATCTCGTCCCCAAGGATGAGCTGCCACTTCCTCCGCTGGCGGATatcatgcccatcatcgACCACTACTTTGACCATTTTGCGCCCATTATTCCTCTGTTCGATCAACAGCCGTTTATGCGTATGCTTCACCAGTGGTATATGGACCCGTCAACTCACAACAAAGCCGCTTGGGCTGCCATCCAGGTCGTACTGGCCATCGCGTTGCGGACACCAACCCCCGAACAGCTGAACGGCAGTGGAGGCTCCGATCGACACCACCGcgccaacttcttcctcaagaATGCGCAGTCGGTTGTTTCCGACCTGGTCACGAGAGACCGGGATCTTCTGGGCCTACAGGTCTTGCTGGGCATAGTGATTTTATTCCAAAACAGCAGCGACACAAGCCCTGCCAGTGTCATTATAGGCACGGCCATAAGACTAGCTCACAGGATGCGGCTGCACTCCAAAGAGCGCACTGAATTTTATTCCCCCGAGGAGAACCTTCGACGGCAGAGACTCTTTTGGGTAGCCTACATTCTTGACAAG GACATTTCACTTCGGATAAAAGTTCCCTCAGTACAGGTAGACAGCgatattgacattgacgtGCCCCCGGCCAAACCCACCGACGATGTCGGCGTGTTGTGGACAAAAGACCACCAACTCTACTTCAACTATCACCGATCCATGATACACCTCGCTCAGATCCAGGGCAAAGTATATGAATGGCTGCACTCCAACAGCTCGGCCAAGATGTCCCGCCAGACCCGGCAGCAACGGGTCCAGCAGCTAGACCGAATGATCAGCCACTGGTACGACGCCATACCTACCGCTTTCCGCATCGAAAATGTGAATGCCTCAATTGGGGAGTGTGAAATGATACAAATGACCAAGATGTACCACGTTTACCTGCTTGTGTTGGTTATGACATACGGCATTTACAGCCACGACGCAAACTGGGTCAAAGCAATTCGATCCGGAGACCGCAACGCCATTAGAAACCTGGCGCTGGGAACAGAACGACAAGATTTGGACGGCGTGCCAGAGCGGCAAGTCTTGCTGCTGCCGGGGAGTTGGCAGAAGATTGTGCAAGTCAGCCGGGGCTGTTTGCGCTTGTTCGGCGAGTGTACACCGACTGAATGCCTCATCTG GCAGTGCTGCTGCCCTCAATTTTCAGGCATGATGGTCCTCCTCGCAAACCTCCTTATGGAACCGACACACCCCGATGCTTCTTCCGACGAGTTATTTTCCGCGCGGGCAATTCAGCTATTCGATAGAGTCATGGAATTTATCCCCGACCCCGAAAACTTTACCGAAATTCGCTTCATCATTGGAGAACTGTACGATAGGGCAGTACTCGCCGTCAACGAGGCTAAATCATCCCAGGCCTGCGACAATTGTGTAGATATATTGCAGTCAAATTTGTTGAGTTATGCAGAGACTGACGGAGATCCGTGGAGCTGGGCAACTGCTCTCCCAGGAAAGATGGATATTTTCCCGGACGCTAGAGATGGCGGCGGGAGCAGCCTTGGGGTTATGCCTTGA
- a CDS encoding methyltransferase domain-containing protein (similar to Metarhizium acridum CQMa 102 XP_007813903.1): MGSTATTANMAHETLARVYASSDVAATRTLYDEWAKTYDQEMADQSQNYVGPALASACVFKLLGPENIARASILDAGCGTGLVGLHLAKVGAKNIDGIDLSPGMLDIARKTGVYKGLDVTDMSKPIPQKDDSYKVVVCIGTFTQGHVGPEAMSELVRVTEKTGLIVATVLATIWESGGYAAKVAALAEEGKVKVVSTDLTDYRQGAGIQARMVILQVL; this comes from the coding sequence ATGGGTtcaaccgccaccaccgccaacatgGCTCACGAGACTCTGGCTCGTGTCTATGCCTCCTCGGACGTTGCTGCCACGAGAACTTTATACGACGAATGGGCCAAGACGTACGACCAGGAAATGGCAGACCAGTCCCAAAACTACGTGGGACCTGCCCTCGCCAGTGCATGTGTTTTCAAGCTCCTCGGCCCGGAGAACATTGCTCGCGCCAGCATCCTCGACGCTGGCTGCGGAACCGGCCTGGTCGGCCTTCACCTTGCCAAGGTTGGTGCCAAAAACATCGACGGAATTGACCTTAGCCCTGGCATGCTGGATATTGCCCGTAAGACCGGAGTCTACAAAGGCCTCGACGTTACCGACATGTCCAAACCCATCCCCCAAAAGGACGACTCCTACAAGGTGGTGGTTTGCATCGGCACCTTTACACAGGGTCATGTCGGACCAGAAGCCATGTCAGAGCTGGTGAGAGTTACTGAAAAGACTGGTTTGATCGTCGCCACCGTTCTTGCTACCATATGGGAGAGCGGCGGCTACGCTGCCAAAGTCGCCGCCCTCGCTGAAGagggcaaggtcaaggttgtgaGTACCGACCTTACCGACTACCGTCAGGGAGCTGGCATTCAGGCTCGCATGGTTATTCTTCAAGTGCTATAG